In the genome of Natronocella acetinitrilica, one region contains:
- a CDS encoding type I restriction-modification system subunit M — MSEEQKNRLQAQLWAICNYLRGKMSGDEFRDYILGFIFYKFLSEQLYLIAEKTLEADGIDYAKIDDSDPDMAALIEAVREEAVDALGYHLAPGQLFRNVVARIEADADAFVLGDVQAVLNDIEKSSRGEESEDDFVHLFEDMDLSSSKLGKTPDVRNTVVKEILRQLSKIDFRMDEVEADVLGDSYEYLISNFASSGGKKAGEFYTPQRVSEILSRIVSLGKTELKSVYDPTCGSGSLLLRVSRHVQKVGRYYGQEFNRTTFNLARMNMILHKVHYKDFDIKQDDTLENPQHREQRFEAIVANPPFSLDWSANPLHLNDDRFSSFGRLAPKTKADMAFIQHMLFQLADNGTAAVVVPHGVLFRGAAEGHIRQHIIREMNALDAVIGLPQNLFFGTGIPTAILVFKKCRKDSEHVLFIDASRDFAKGKNQNTLRSADVRKIIDTLDTRSSIDKYSHLASLDEIRENDYNLNIPRYVDTFEEEDAIDLMAVQAERAEIEQTIAGLNEQMAGYLREIGYVS; from the coding sequence ATGTCAGAAGAACAAAAAAACAGGCTACAGGCCCAGCTCTGGGCGATCTGCAACTATCTTCGCGGAAAGATGAGCGGTGATGAGTTCCGGGACTATATCCTCGGGTTCATTTTCTACAAGTTCCTCTCCGAGCAGTTGTACCTGATTGCAGAAAAGACGCTTGAGGCAGATGGCATCGACTACGCGAAGATCGATGACTCGGACCCGGACATGGCCGCGCTGATCGAGGCCGTGCGCGAGGAGGCGGTTGACGCCCTTGGCTACCATCTGGCGCCAGGCCAGCTCTTCCGCAATGTCGTGGCGCGCATTGAGGCTGACGCGGACGCCTTTGTTCTTGGGGACGTCCAGGCCGTGCTAAACGACATCGAGAAGAGCTCGCGCGGCGAGGAGTCAGAGGATGACTTCGTGCACCTCTTTGAGGACATGGATCTCAGCTCCTCGAAGCTTGGCAAGACCCCGGACGTCCGGAACACTGTGGTGAAAGAGATCCTGCGCCAGCTCTCGAAGATCGACTTCCGCATGGACGAAGTGGAGGCCGACGTCCTGGGTGATAGCTACGAGTATCTCATCAGCAACTTCGCATCGAGTGGTGGCAAGAAGGCCGGCGAGTTCTATACCCCGCAGCGCGTGAGTGAAATCCTGTCCCGAATCGTCTCACTGGGAAAGACAGAACTGAAAAGCGTCTACGATCCCACCTGCGGATCCGGCTCCCTGCTGCTTCGCGTCTCCCGGCATGTTCAGAAGGTTGGTCGGTATTATGGCCAGGAGTTCAACCGCACCACGTTCAACTTGGCCCGCATGAACATGATCCTGCACAAGGTCCACTACAAGGACTTTGATATCAAGCAGGATGACACCCTGGAGAACCCGCAGCACCGGGAGCAGCGCTTTGAGGCCATCGTGGCCAACCCCCCCTTCTCGCTCGACTGGTCGGCCAACCCGCTGCACCTCAATGATGATCGTTTCTCGAGCTTCGGCAGGCTTGCACCCAAGACCAAGGCCGACATGGCGTTCATCCAGCACATGCTGTTCCAGCTTGCGGACAACGGCACGGCGGCGGTCGTGGTGCCCCATGGCGTTCTTTTCCGTGGCGCGGCCGAGGGGCATATCCGCCAGCACATTATCCGGGAGATGAATGCGCTGGATGCGGTGATCGGGCTGCCGCAGAACCTCTTTTTCGGCACAGGCATCCCGACAGCCATCCTTGTCTTCAAGAAGTGCCGCAAGGACTCCGAGCACGTTCTCTTTATCGACGCGAGCCGGGACTTTGCCAAGGGCAAGAATCAGAACACGCTGCGAAGTGCGGATGTTCGCAAGATCATCGACACCCTCGATACCAGGTCATCCATTGACAAGTACAGCCACCTGGCAAGCCTCGATGAGATCAGGGAGAACGACTACAACCTCAACATCCCGCGGTACGTGGATACCTTCGAGGAGGAGGACGCGATTGATCTCATGGCAGTGCAGGCCGAGCGCGCGGAGATCGAGCAGACCATTGCAGGGCTGAATGAACAGATGGCCGGCTACCTGAGGGAGATTGGTTATGTCTCTTGA
- a CDS encoding restriction endonuclease subunit S, with the protein MSLDANELKSAFSGQWIDVRLGDVASIGSGGTPKSTVSEYYGGNIPWVSISDMTKRGKWIGETDKCLTELGLSNSSARLYPKNTILYAMYGSIGECSIAQADLASSQAILGIVPSDCLDFSYLYFYLCSLKDNVKSLGQQGTQANLNAAIVKDFKLKLPPIEEQKAIAKILSTWDVSIATTEQLLTNSQARKKGLMQVLLTGEKRLPGFEGEWAVNALSDCLSESRIHSTENNPHKRLTVRLHLNGIEARACRGTESDGATAHFVRRSGQFIYGKQNIHKGAFGLVPECFDMYETSQDIPAFDFKENCHSQWLLYYCAQESFYQRLEAKMTGTGSKRLNPADFLKTHIAMPSLREQLAIASVLSDAEKEIEALQKRLECLKQEKKALMQQLLTGKRRLAVDTELTEEAA; encoded by the coding sequence ATGTCTCTTGACGCAAATGAGCTAAAGAGCGCTTTTTCCGGCCAGTGGATTGATGTCCGCCTGGGTGACGTGGCCTCAATTGGTAGTGGTGGAACGCCAAAATCAACTGTGTCTGAGTACTATGGTGGAAATATCCCATGGGTGTCCATTTCAGACATGACCAAGCGGGGGAAGTGGATTGGTGAAACTGACAAGTGCCTGACCGAATTAGGTCTGAGCAATAGCTCAGCAAGGTTGTATCCAAAAAACACCATACTGTATGCGATGTATGGATCCATCGGCGAGTGCAGCATTGCACAGGCAGATCTTGCTTCGTCGCAAGCAATACTTGGTATTGTGCCGAGCGACTGTCTCGACTTCAGTTATTTGTATTTCTATCTTTGCTCTCTAAAAGACAATGTTAAGTCCTTAGGTCAACAGGGCACTCAAGCCAACTTAAACGCTGCTATTGTCAAAGACTTCAAGCTCAAACTTCCTCCCATTGAAGAACAAAAAGCCATCGCCAAAATCCTCTCAACCTGGGACGTCTCCATCGCCACCACAGAGCAATTGCTCACAAACAGTCAGGCCCGGAAGAAGGGGCTGATGCAGGTGCTGCTGACTGGGGAGAAGCGGTTGCCTGGGTTTGAGGGGGAGTGGGCAGTAAACGCCTTATCCGACTGTCTTTCCGAAAGCCGTATCCATTCAACAGAAAATAACCCTCACAAAAGACTAACCGTGCGCCTCCACCTAAATGGTATAGAGGCAAGGGCGTGTCGAGGGACCGAATCGGATGGGGCAACGGCTCACTTTGTCAGAAGGTCAGGCCAGTTCATTTACGGCAAACAAAACATCCACAAAGGGGCATTCGGTCTGGTGCCTGAGTGCTTTGATATGTATGAGACATCTCAAGACATTCCAGCATTCGATTTTAAAGAAAATTGCCACTCGCAGTGGCTTCTCTACTATTGCGCGCAGGAGTCTTTCTACCAGCGGCTCGAAGCAAAGATGACTGGCACTGGATCGAAGAGGCTTAATCCAGCGGATTTTTTAAAGACACACATTGCTATGCCTTCCCTGCGCGAACAACTTGCTATAGCCAGTGTTCTATCCGATGCCGAGAAGGAAATCGAAGCATTGCAAAAGCGCCTAGAGTGCCTGAAGCAAGAAAAGAAGGCCCTCATGCAGCAACTGCTAACTGGCAAGCGTCGTCTGGCCGTCGACACTGAACTGACCGAGGAGGCGGCATGA
- a CDS encoding type I restriction endonuclease subunit R, EcoR124 family, giving the protein MTMQSELDMEKALVDQLGGLGYEIVEIRNEPALVDNFKAQIEAHNKDELAKHGRDTLSRDEFDQLLNTLNRGSVFDRAKQLRGRVEVKCADGVSSLYLELLNTRHWCQNRFQVARQITNKSASNHSRYDVTILINGLPLVQMELKAPGSDMRTAFDQIDRYRKTSYSTNSGLFDYIQLFVISNGVDTRYFSNNAELSYQFTFEWADEENQRINRLSAFVDAFMERCHLSKMIARYVVLHETTCSLLVLRPYQYYAVERILERVACAQGDGYVWHTTGSGKTLTSFKASQILSNDQTVDKVVFVVDRRDLDYQTALEFNAFSANSVDTTEDTGKLVAQLNDPACKLIVTTIQKLNAAITRNRFRKQCEGVRAQKFVFIFDECHRSQFGETHQRICDFFTNRQMFGFTGTPIFDQNISDTKFGKRTTEHLFGQALHRYVITDAIRDRNVLRFSIEYRTAVSGSDGDEAREDGRVGLTPEMAAEREFITSPQRIGKVADDIIRIHESKTHQREYTAMLCVANVEMLQEYYTQFKEKKLAGQHTLRLATIFSCARGESGEFSGVSEQDLPDMSAKSIDASRLAFLQGCIDDYNALYGASYRAADNKSFYEYYQDVSKRVRRGEVDVLLVVNMFLTGFDSKALNTLYVDKNLRHHGLIQAFSRTNRVFDAKKSHGNIVCYRDLKEATDEALSIFANRHAKSTVLCGPDAVVMEPYADLAERFRDEVDKLKSIAPTVDSVGALESEEEQCEFIVRFREVLRLQNTLKTFHEYCEDIERGALGITTSDLVEYQSKYLDLREDIEAGKKAACKEGAEGGEEAEGEPSMLANIDFEVELIRRDEVTVGYILGLIEGLRQEGDEARFNATRGAILDTLQSSPEHRAKRALFQRFIDHEMPHHKAAAGDGAGGSGQVLAWFNAFADREKTKAILAVCDELNADFGGYTELYRNYVYQGRLPDRQELLKLLVTPPRALDRVQIAEEMRDRMREIAKTHEGAELG; this is encoded by the coding sequence ATGACCATGCAGAGTGAGCTCGACATGGAGAAGGCCCTGGTCGACCAATTGGGCGGCCTTGGCTATGAGATCGTCGAGATCAGAAACGAGCCGGCCCTGGTGGACAACTTCAAGGCCCAGATCGAGGCCCACAACAAGGACGAGCTTGCGAAGCATGGCAGGGATACACTCTCCCGGGACGAATTCGATCAGCTCCTGAACACCCTGAATCGCGGCAGTGTCTTTGATCGCGCCAAGCAACTCCGGGGGCGCGTCGAGGTGAAGTGCGCCGATGGGGTGAGTAGCCTCTATCTCGAACTCCTCAACACTAGGCACTGGTGCCAGAACCGCTTCCAGGTGGCCCGGCAGATCACCAACAAGTCTGCGTCAAATCACAGCCGCTACGATGTCACGATCCTGATTAACGGGCTGCCCCTGGTGCAGATGGAGCTCAAGGCCCCGGGGTCGGACATGCGCACCGCCTTCGACCAGATCGACCGGTACCGGAAAACCTCCTACAGCACCAACAGCGGACTTTTCGACTACATCCAGCTCTTTGTCATCAGTAACGGCGTGGACACCCGCTACTTCTCCAACAACGCCGAGCTGAGCTACCAGTTCACCTTCGAGTGGGCCGACGAGGAGAACCAGCGCATCAATCGCCTGAGCGCCTTCGTCGACGCCTTCATGGAGCGCTGCCACCTCTCGAAGATGATCGCCCGTTACGTGGTGCTGCACGAGACGACGTGCTCCCTCCTGGTCCTGCGCCCCTACCAGTACTACGCCGTCGAGCGAATCCTGGAGCGGGTGGCGTGCGCCCAGGGGGATGGTTACGTCTGGCACACCACCGGATCCGGAAAGACACTGACCTCATTCAAGGCAAGCCAGATCCTCAGCAATGACCAGACCGTCGACAAGGTGGTCTTTGTCGTTGACCGCCGTGATCTCGACTACCAGACAGCCCTTGAATTCAATGCCTTCAGTGCCAACAGCGTCGATACCACCGAGGACACCGGCAAGCTCGTGGCGCAGTTAAACGACCCGGCCTGCAAGCTCATCGTCACCACCATCCAGAAGCTCAACGCCGCCATCACCCGCAACAGGTTCCGCAAGCAATGCGAGGGCGTGCGCGCGCAGAAGTTCGTCTTTATCTTCGATGAATGCCATCGCAGCCAGTTCGGTGAGACGCACCAGCGGATCTGCGACTTCTTTACCAACCGGCAGATGTTCGGCTTCACCGGCACACCGATCTTCGATCAGAACATCAGCGACACGAAGTTCGGCAAGCGCACCACGGAGCACCTCTTTGGCCAGGCCCTGCATCGCTACGTCATCACCGATGCCATCCGTGATCGCAACGTGTTGCGATTCTCCATCGAATACCGCACAGCGGTCTCGGGATCCGATGGGGATGAGGCGCGCGAGGATGGCAGGGTCGGGCTGACACCGGAGATGGCCGCAGAGCGTGAGTTCATCACCTCACCCCAGCGCATCGGCAAGGTCGCCGATGACATCATCAGGATCCACGAGAGCAAGACCCATCAGCGTGAGTACACGGCGATGCTCTGCGTTGCCAATGTGGAGATGCTCCAGGAGTACTACACGCAGTTCAAGGAGAAAAAACTCGCCGGGCAGCACACGCTTCGCCTTGCCACGATCTTCAGCTGCGCCCGGGGCGAATCCGGGGAGTTCTCGGGCGTGTCAGAACAGGACCTGCCGGACATGAGCGCGAAGAGTATCGATGCCTCCCGGCTCGCCTTCCTTCAGGGCTGCATTGATGACTATAACGCGCTCTACGGGGCCTCCTACCGCGCGGCCGACAACAAGTCGTTCTACGAGTACTACCAGGATGTCTCAAAGCGGGTTCGCCGCGGCGAGGTCGACGTCCTCCTGGTCGTGAACATGTTCCTGACCGGTTTTGACAGCAAAGCCCTGAACACGCTCTACGTCGACAAGAACCTTCGACACCACGGGCTGATTCAGGCCTTCTCGCGGACGAATCGCGTGTTCGACGCAAAGAAGTCTCACGGCAACATCGTCTGCTATCGCGACTTGAAGGAGGCAACCGATGAGGCGCTCTCCATCTTTGCCAACAGGCACGCCAAGTCGACGGTGCTCTGCGGTCCGGATGCGGTGGTGATGGAGCCATACGCGGATCTCGCCGAGCGGTTTCGCGATGAGGTGGACAAGCTGAAGTCTATCGCCCCCACGGTGGACAGCGTTGGCGCTCTGGAGAGCGAGGAGGAGCAGTGCGAGTTCATCGTGCGCTTTCGCGAGGTGCTGCGCTTGCAGAACACGCTGAAGACCTTCCACGAGTATTGCGAGGACATCGAGCGCGGGGCCCTTGGCATCACGACGTCGGATCTGGTGGAATACCAGAGCAAGTACCTCGATCTGCGCGAGGATATAGAGGCGGGCAAGAAGGCTGCGTGCAAGGAGGGAGCCGAGGGCGGGGAGGAGGCGGAGGGTGAGCCGTCAATGCTTGCCAATATCGACTTCGAGGTCGAGCTGATTCGCCGTGATGAGGTGACCGTCGGCTACATCCTGGGCCTGATCGAAGGCCTGCGGCAGGAAGGTGACGAGGCGCGCTTCAATGCGACACGTGGCGCGATTCTCGACACGCTTCAGTCAAGCCCGGAGCATCGGGCGAAGCGAGCACTCTTCCAGCGGTTCATCGACCACGAGATGCCCCACCACAAGGCTGCGGCCGGCGACGGGGCAGGCGGTAGCGGGCAGGTGCTGGCCTGGTTCAACGCCTTCGCCGATCGCGAGAAGACCAAGGCGATACTGGCCGTCTGCGATGAACTGAACGCTGACTTCGGTGGCTACACGGAGCTCTACCGCAACTATGTCTACCAGGGCCGCCTGCCGGACCGACAGGAGCTGCTGAAGCTCCTCGTGACACCACCACGGGCGCTGGACCGGGTGCAGATTGCCGAGGAGATGCGCGATCGAATGCGCGAGATAGCAAAGACGCACGAGGGGGCAGAGCTCGGTTGA
- a CDS encoding HD domain-containing protein — protein sequence MREAVLARYNKQLVALRFYLMGRGYHTAARALEYARRHHAGVRKDGFTPEFAHQVEISLYLLTLRSVRDPEVLIAGALLHDVIEDYPVTREALAEEFGASIAGIVYTLSKKHDGKPLHGEHYFENIAACPVASIIKGGDRIHNVQTMGGVFSEDKQRHYLEEVRDHFLPMLKAARYRFTDQALAYFNVEHVLRSQYALLAAALGMPPLIAQNA from the coding sequence ATGCGAGAAGCAGTTCTTGCGCGTTACAACAAGCAACTCGTCGCCCTGCGCTTCTACCTCATGGGGCGCGGCTACCACACCGCGGCGCGCGCGCTCGAGTATGCCAGGCGCCACCATGCGGGCGTGCGAAAGGACGGCTTCACCCCGGAATTCGCCCACCAGGTCGAGATCTCGCTCTATCTCCTCACACTCAGGTCCGTGCGTGACCCCGAGGTACTGATCGCAGGCGCTCTGCTCCACGACGTCATAGAGGACTACCCGGTCACCCGCGAGGCGCTCGCCGAGGAGTTCGGGGCGTCCATTGCCGGCATTGTCTACACACTGTCGAAAAAGCACGACGGCAAGCCGCTCCACGGTGAGCACTACTTCGAGAACATTGCCGCCTGCCCGGTCGCCTCGATCATCAAGGGCGGGGATCGCATCCACAATGTGCAGACGATGGGCGGGGTGTTCAGCGAGGACAAGCAGCGGCACTACCTTGAGGAGGTGCGCGATCACTTCCTGCCGATGCTAAAGGCCGCGCGCTACCGCTTCACCGACCAGGCACTGGCCTACTTCAATGTCGAGCATGTGCTGCGAAGCCAGTACGCGCTTCTCGCCGCAGCCCTTGGCATGCCGCCGCTGATCGCCCAAAACGCCTGA
- a CDS encoding DUF2569 family protein, with amino-acid sequence MHGRWAAERWTKGAWGWLILIGLQIIIAPIAQLGALSATITVFQDPDIMWGLTDPAGPAYHPLWYAALLIEAAYTCIMILAAVALIILFFMRHWLFPALYLAVFGLALAYVPIEYLMMSTVTGDPVPYLEGDIKGIATLVLSALIWIPYILVSRRVKNTFIEGRRAPIGATRT; translated from the coding sequence GTGCATGGCAGGTGGGCAGCAGAACGATGGACCAAGGGGGCTTGGGGCTGGCTGATCCTGATCGGCCTGCAGATTATAATCGCACCGATTGCCCAACTGGGAGCGCTCTCTGCGACAATAACAGTGTTCCAGGACCCGGACATCATGTGGGGGCTGACCGACCCGGCGGGGCCGGCCTACCATCCCCTTTGGTACGCGGCGCTGCTGATCGAGGCCGCCTACACCTGCATCATGATCCTGGCGGCGGTGGCACTGATCATTCTCTTCTTCATGCGCCACTGGCTCTTTCCCGCACTCTACCTGGCCGTCTTTGGCCTTGCCCTTGCCTACGTCCCCATCGAGTACCTGATGATGTCAACGGTGACCGGGGATCCCGTGCCCTACCTGGAGGGCGATATCAAGGGTATTGCCACACTGGTGCTGAGCGCACTGATCTGGATTCCCTACATCCTGGTCTCCCGGCGGGTGAAGAACACCTTCATCGAAGGCCGCAGGGCCCCCATTGGCGCAACACGGACGTAA
- a CDS encoding DUF7281 domain-containing protein: MSQRYRDEVEAACALARTSEPALDSLVAARGGNLSLHRRLAVGRREGRLLRFTQRDREIVRRDLERAGIDPACGLPESATSRTALAAHQRSEKRGARGIAADRALLALAPLPGSPPQIGGKTLCLPPGSHLVASAGTLSIDALDWLLTVENYETFLDFASTAPGGEMPPGQGVLVLRGSPAFPGGWRYARHLAESRGVAHWHAPDADPAGLLTAAQAGIAGVLLPAVDALATHPLTSPALFHDQAREFGALINRRDTFPGLAPWIDWMAAAEAAVTQESARAAALPLVWQGLG, from the coding sequence ATGAGCCAGCGCTACCGCGACGAGGTCGAGGCCGCCTGCGCGCTTGCCCGCACCAGCGAGCCCGCCCTCGACAGCCTGGTGGCTGCCCGGGGCGGGAATCTGTCGTTGCACCGCCGGCTTGCCGTTGGCCGCCGCGAGGGACGACTGCTGCGCTTTACCCAGCGCGACCGGGAGATCGTCCGTCGAGACCTTGAGCGCGCCGGCATCGATCCCGCCTGCGGGCTCCCCGAGAGCGCCACCTCGCGCACCGCGCTTGCCGCCCACCAGAGGAGCGAGAAGCGCGGCGCGCGGGGCATTGCCGCTGACCGCGCGCTCCTCGCCCTCGCGCCACTGCCCGGCAGCCCGCCTCAGATCGGCGGCAAGACGCTCTGCCTGCCGCCTGGCAGCCACCTGGTGGCATCGGCCGGGACACTCTCGATCGACGCGCTCGACTGGCTGCTCACCGTTGAGAACTACGAGACCTTTCTTGATTTCGCGAGCACGGCCCCCGGCGGCGAAATGCCCCCCGGGCAGGGCGTCCTGGTCCTGCGCGGCAGTCCCGCCTTCCCCGGCGGCTGGCGCTATGCCCGCCACCTCGCCGAGTCGCGGGGTGTCGCGCACTGGCACGCCCCGGATGCCGACCCGGCCGGACTCCTTACCGCAGCCCAGGCCGGCATTGCCGGTGTGCTCCTGCCCGCGGTCGATGCGCTGGCGACGCACCCGCTCACCAGCCCTGCCCTCTTCCACGACCAGGCGCGAGAGTTCGGCGCGCTGATCAATCGCCGTGACACGTTCCCGGGGCTCGCGCCCTGGATCGACTGGATGGCGGCTGCCGAGGCCGCGGTCACCCAGGAGAGTGCGCGCGCCGCCGCCCTGCCGCTGGTCTGGCAGGGGCTTGGCTGA